A genomic region of Branchiostoma lanceolatum isolate klBraLanc5 chromosome 4, klBraLanc5.hap2, whole genome shotgun sequence contains the following coding sequences:
- the LOC136432877 gene encoding L-asparaginase-like isoform X1 — protein sequence MAATPPDEAERKQDGLYNGSPSVTSLQREISLERKASEYTQISEAKVLVVFTGGTIGMKAHDGVYVPEKNYLEKTLIEMPMLHDKAYAKQLVEDNFQFENAPDFFQENAPLVLPLSKYGKHVLYWILEYDPILDSCNMNMEDWGQIAADVQKYYQYFDGFVILHGTDTMAYTASALSFMFEHLGKPVILTGSQVPIYEMRNDGRDNLLGALLIAGHFVIPEVTLYFNNKLYRGNRVTKVANQSFQAFDSPNLPPLVTMEVEIHVGDILTGWPNVEWDAVFRCNTIERFRVQTDMNPNIGLLRLFPGMSLQTVEHFLSPPMDGVVLQTYGTGNAPDSRHDLLNAFREASDRGILIVNCTQCPKGGVDCYYATGKVLLDAGVIPGADMTVEAALAKLSYLLAKKDVTPQEKRELLSENLRGELTMVGVGKESISLSSNKFLRHLASALQLGSAEEMHAVRDAMFPALMCAAAKNGDNSTLQALIQQGGNIDSKDYDGRTPLHIACSQGHAGTVEFLLKNGASVYQRDAAGHTCLRDAIKFRNFSVIKLLVKTGANLSNHITPIRIGIEICSAAAHNDIDGLRAWILAGADPNQPDYSSRTALHVAVGEGHVEAVKYLMDHGAVPTLQDPHGTTAVIEARIRDHMDLIPLLVKEEYCSESAPAKEEPVSPSKRRFSFFNKKNPGSGHSGE from the exons ATGGCGGCAACACCTCCTGACGAGGCAGAGAGGAAACAGGACGGACTTTACAATGGATCCCCGTCCGTCACAAGTCTCCAGAGGGAGATCAGCCTCGAGAGGAAGGCCAGCGAATACACACAGATTTCGGAGGCGAAAGTTCTCGTGGTCTTTACCGGAGGAACTATCGGAATGAAGGCTCACGATGGAG TGTATGTCCCTGAGAAGAACTACCTGGAGAAAACCCTGATCGAGATGCCAATGCTGCATGACAAGGCCTACGCTAAACAGCTGGTAGAGGACAACTTCCAGTTTGAAAATGCTCCAGACTTCTTTCAGGAAAACGCTCCTTTGGTTTTACC GTTGTCTAAGTATGGCAAGCATGTCCTGTACTGGATCCTGGAGTACGACCCCATCCTGGACTCCTGCAACATGAACATGGAGGACTGGGGGCAGATTGCTGCTGATGTTCAG aaatattACCAGTACTTTGATGGGTTTGTCATCCTGCATGGTACTGACACCATGGCCTACACTGCCTCAGCATTGTCCTTCATGTTTGAACATCTCGGAAAACCGGTCATCTTGACTGGTTCACAG GTTCCCATCTATGAGATGAGAAATGATGGGCGTGACAACTTACTGGGAGCTCTGCTTATAGCTGGCCACTTTGTCATTCCTGAG GTGACTCTGTACTTCAACAATAAGCTGTACCGTGGCAACAGAGTGACAAAGGTGGCCAACCAGAGCTTCCAGGCATTCGACTCCCCCAACCTGCCGCCGCTGGTCACCATGGAGGTGGAGATCCACG TTGGGGACATTTTGACTGGCTGGCCAAATG TTGAGTGGGATGCTGTGTTCCGCTGTAACACAATAGAGAGGTTCAGGGTTCAGACGGACATGAATCCAAACATAGGCCTTCTACGACTGTTCCCTGGCATGAGCCTTCAAACA GTAGAACATTTCCTGAGCCCTCCTATGGATGGAGTGGTGTTACAGACCTATGGGACAGGGAACGCTCCAGATAGCAGACATGACTTATTGAATGCGTTCAGAGAGGCGTCCGACAGGGGCATACTCATTGTCAACTGCACACAGTGCCCCAAGGGGGGTGTGGACTGTTActatgctactggaaag GTATTGCTGGATGCAGGGGTGATCCCAGGGGCTGACATGACAGTTGAGGCAGCCTTAGCCAAACTTAGCTACTTATTGGCAAAGAAAGATGTCACTCCTCAAGAGAAGAGAGAG CTCCTGTCCGAGAACCTGCGAGGTGAGCTGACAATGGTCGGGGTAGGGAAAGAGTCCATCTCCCTCAGCAGTAACAAGTTCCTACGTCACCTGGCCAGTGCGCTGCAGCTGGGCTCTGCAGAG GAGATGCATGCAGTGCGGGATGCCATGTTCCCTGCATTGATGTGTGCAGCAGCTAAGAATGGTGACAACAGCACCCTTCAGGCCCTTATACAGCAG GGAGGCAACATAGATTCTAAAGACTATGATGGCAGGACGCCCCTCCACATTGCCTGCAGTCAGGGCCATGCAGGCACCGTGGAGTTCCTGCTGAAGAATGGTGCATCAGTGTACCAGCGAGATGCTGCCGGCCACACGTGCCTCAGAGATGCTATCAAGTTCAG GAACTTCTCAGTGATTAAACTTCTAGTGAAGACTGGAGCAAACCTGTCAAACCACATCACACCCATCCGCATAGGCATTGAAATCTGCAG TGCTGCTGCTCACAATGACATTGATGGTCTGCGAGCCTGGATTCTGGCTGGGGCAGACCCCAATCAGCCAGATTACAGCAGCAGGACAGCTTTACATGTG GCTGTAGGCGAGGGACATGTGGAGGCTGTAAAGTATCTCATGGACCATGGAGCTGTCCCAACA CTTCAAGATCCCCATGGTACAACAGCTGTGATTGAAGCCCGTATCAGAGACCACATGGACCTTATCCCCCTGCTGGTCAAAGAAGAATATTGTTCTGAATCAGCCCCTGCAAAGGAAGAGCCAGTGTCTCCCAGTAAAAGGAGATTCAgctttttcaacaaaaagaacCCTGGATCAGGGCATTCAGGGGAGTAG
- the LOC136432877 gene encoding L-asparaginase-like isoform X2 yields the protein MAATPPDEAERKQDGLYNGSPSVTSLQREISLERKASEYTQISEAKVLVVFTGGTIGMKAHDGVYVPEKNYLEKTLIEMPMLHDKAYAKQLVEDNFQFENAPDFFQENAPLVLPLSKYGKHVLYWILEYDPILDSCNMNMEDWGQIAADVQKYYQYFDGFVILHGTDTMAYTASALSFMFEHLGKPVILTGSQVPIYEMRNDGRDNLLGALLIAGHFVIPEVTLYFNNKLYRGNRVTKVANQSFQAFDSPNLPPLVTMEVEIHVEWDAVFRCNTIERFRVQTDMNPNIGLLRLFPGMSLQTVEHFLSPPMDGVVLQTYGTGNAPDSRHDLLNAFREASDRGILIVNCTQCPKGGVDCYYATGKVLLDAGVIPGADMTVEAALAKLSYLLAKKDVTPQEKRELLSENLRGELTMVGVGKESISLSSNKFLRHLASALQLGSAEEMHAVRDAMFPALMCAAAKNGDNSTLQALIQQGGNIDSKDYDGRTPLHIACSQGHAGTVEFLLKNGASVYQRDAAGHTCLRDAIKFRNFSVIKLLVKTGANLSNHITPIRIGIEICSAAAHNDIDGLRAWILAGADPNQPDYSSRTALHVAVGEGHVEAVKYLMDHGAVPTLQDPHGTTAVIEARIRDHMDLIPLLVKEEYCSESAPAKEEPVSPSKRRFSFFNKKNPGSGHSGE from the exons ATGGCGGCAACACCTCCTGACGAGGCAGAGAGGAAACAGGACGGACTTTACAATGGATCCCCGTCCGTCACAAGTCTCCAGAGGGAGATCAGCCTCGAGAGGAAGGCCAGCGAATACACACAGATTTCGGAGGCGAAAGTTCTCGTGGTCTTTACCGGAGGAACTATCGGAATGAAGGCTCACGATGGAG TGTATGTCCCTGAGAAGAACTACCTGGAGAAAACCCTGATCGAGATGCCAATGCTGCATGACAAGGCCTACGCTAAACAGCTGGTAGAGGACAACTTCCAGTTTGAAAATGCTCCAGACTTCTTTCAGGAAAACGCTCCTTTGGTTTTACC GTTGTCTAAGTATGGCAAGCATGTCCTGTACTGGATCCTGGAGTACGACCCCATCCTGGACTCCTGCAACATGAACATGGAGGACTGGGGGCAGATTGCTGCTGATGTTCAG aaatattACCAGTACTTTGATGGGTTTGTCATCCTGCATGGTACTGACACCATGGCCTACACTGCCTCAGCATTGTCCTTCATGTTTGAACATCTCGGAAAACCGGTCATCTTGACTGGTTCACAG GTTCCCATCTATGAGATGAGAAATGATGGGCGTGACAACTTACTGGGAGCTCTGCTTATAGCTGGCCACTTTGTCATTCCTGAG GTGACTCTGTACTTCAACAATAAGCTGTACCGTGGCAACAGAGTGACAAAGGTGGCCAACCAGAGCTTCCAGGCATTCGACTCCCCCAACCTGCCGCCGCTGGTCACCATGGAGGTGGAGATCCACG TTGAGTGGGATGCTGTGTTCCGCTGTAACACAATAGAGAGGTTCAGGGTTCAGACGGACATGAATCCAAACATAGGCCTTCTACGACTGTTCCCTGGCATGAGCCTTCAAACA GTAGAACATTTCCTGAGCCCTCCTATGGATGGAGTGGTGTTACAGACCTATGGGACAGGGAACGCTCCAGATAGCAGACATGACTTATTGAATGCGTTCAGAGAGGCGTCCGACAGGGGCATACTCATTGTCAACTGCACACAGTGCCCCAAGGGGGGTGTGGACTGTTActatgctactggaaag GTATTGCTGGATGCAGGGGTGATCCCAGGGGCTGACATGACAGTTGAGGCAGCCTTAGCCAAACTTAGCTACTTATTGGCAAAGAAAGATGTCACTCCTCAAGAGAAGAGAGAG CTCCTGTCCGAGAACCTGCGAGGTGAGCTGACAATGGTCGGGGTAGGGAAAGAGTCCATCTCCCTCAGCAGTAACAAGTTCCTACGTCACCTGGCCAGTGCGCTGCAGCTGGGCTCTGCAGAG GAGATGCATGCAGTGCGGGATGCCATGTTCCCTGCATTGATGTGTGCAGCAGCTAAGAATGGTGACAACAGCACCCTTCAGGCCCTTATACAGCAG GGAGGCAACATAGATTCTAAAGACTATGATGGCAGGACGCCCCTCCACATTGCCTGCAGTCAGGGCCATGCAGGCACCGTGGAGTTCCTGCTGAAGAATGGTGCATCAGTGTACCAGCGAGATGCTGCCGGCCACACGTGCCTCAGAGATGCTATCAAGTTCAG GAACTTCTCAGTGATTAAACTTCTAGTGAAGACTGGAGCAAACCTGTCAAACCACATCACACCCATCCGCATAGGCATTGAAATCTGCAG TGCTGCTGCTCACAATGACATTGATGGTCTGCGAGCCTGGATTCTGGCTGGGGCAGACCCCAATCAGCCAGATTACAGCAGCAGGACAGCTTTACATGTG GCTGTAGGCGAGGGACATGTGGAGGCTGTAAAGTATCTCATGGACCATGGAGCTGTCCCAACA CTTCAAGATCCCCATGGTACAACAGCTGTGATTGAAGCCCGTATCAGAGACCACATGGACCTTATCCCCCTGCTGGTCAAAGAAGAATATTGTTCTGAATCAGCCCCTGCAAAGGAAGAGCCAGTGTCTCCCAGTAAAAGGAGATTCAgctttttcaacaaaaagaacCCTGGATCAGGGCATTCAGGGGAGTAG
- the LOC136432877 gene encoding L-asparaginase-like isoform X3: protein MPMLHDKAYAKQLVEDNFQFENAPDFFQENAPLVLPLSKYGKHVLYWILEYDPILDSCNMNMEDWGQIAADVQKYYQYFDGFVILHGTDTMAYTASALSFMFEHLGKPVILTGSQVPIYEMRNDGRDNLLGALLIAGHFVIPEVTLYFNNKLYRGNRVTKVANQSFQAFDSPNLPPLVTMEVEIHVGDILTGWPNVEWDAVFRCNTIERFRVQTDMNPNIGLLRLFPGMSLQTVEHFLSPPMDGVVLQTYGTGNAPDSRHDLLNAFREASDRGILIVNCTQCPKGGVDCYYATGKVLLDAGVIPGADMTVEAALAKLSYLLAKKDVTPQEKRELLSENLRGELTMVGVGKESISLSSNKFLRHLASALQLGSAEEMHAVRDAMFPALMCAAAKNGDNSTLQALIQQGGNIDSKDYDGRTPLHIACSQGHAGTVEFLLKNGASVYQRDAAGHTCLRDAIKFRNFSVIKLLVKTGANLSNHITPIRIGIEICSAAAHNDIDGLRAWILAGADPNQPDYSSRTALHVAVGEGHVEAVKYLMDHGAVPTLQDPHGTTAVIEARIRDHMDLIPLLVKEEYCSESAPAKEEPVSPSKRRFSFFNKKNPGSGHSGE from the exons ATGCCAATGCTGCATGACAAGGCCTACGCTAAACAGCTGGTAGAGGACAACTTCCAGTTTGAAAATGCTCCAGACTTCTTTCAGGAAAACGCTCCTTTGGTTTTACC GTTGTCTAAGTATGGCAAGCATGTCCTGTACTGGATCCTGGAGTACGACCCCATCCTGGACTCCTGCAACATGAACATGGAGGACTGGGGGCAGATTGCTGCTGATGTTCAG aaatattACCAGTACTTTGATGGGTTTGTCATCCTGCATGGTACTGACACCATGGCCTACACTGCCTCAGCATTGTCCTTCATGTTTGAACATCTCGGAAAACCGGTCATCTTGACTGGTTCACAG GTTCCCATCTATGAGATGAGAAATGATGGGCGTGACAACTTACTGGGAGCTCTGCTTATAGCTGGCCACTTTGTCATTCCTGAG GTGACTCTGTACTTCAACAATAAGCTGTACCGTGGCAACAGAGTGACAAAGGTGGCCAACCAGAGCTTCCAGGCATTCGACTCCCCCAACCTGCCGCCGCTGGTCACCATGGAGGTGGAGATCCACG TTGGGGACATTTTGACTGGCTGGCCAAATG TTGAGTGGGATGCTGTGTTCCGCTGTAACACAATAGAGAGGTTCAGGGTTCAGACGGACATGAATCCAAACATAGGCCTTCTACGACTGTTCCCTGGCATGAGCCTTCAAACA GTAGAACATTTCCTGAGCCCTCCTATGGATGGAGTGGTGTTACAGACCTATGGGACAGGGAACGCTCCAGATAGCAGACATGACTTATTGAATGCGTTCAGAGAGGCGTCCGACAGGGGCATACTCATTGTCAACTGCACACAGTGCCCCAAGGGGGGTGTGGACTGTTActatgctactggaaag GTATTGCTGGATGCAGGGGTGATCCCAGGGGCTGACATGACAGTTGAGGCAGCCTTAGCCAAACTTAGCTACTTATTGGCAAAGAAAGATGTCACTCCTCAAGAGAAGAGAGAG CTCCTGTCCGAGAACCTGCGAGGTGAGCTGACAATGGTCGGGGTAGGGAAAGAGTCCATCTCCCTCAGCAGTAACAAGTTCCTACGTCACCTGGCCAGTGCGCTGCAGCTGGGCTCTGCAGAG GAGATGCATGCAGTGCGGGATGCCATGTTCCCTGCATTGATGTGTGCAGCAGCTAAGAATGGTGACAACAGCACCCTTCAGGCCCTTATACAGCAG GGAGGCAACATAGATTCTAAAGACTATGATGGCAGGACGCCCCTCCACATTGCCTGCAGTCAGGGCCATGCAGGCACCGTGGAGTTCCTGCTGAAGAATGGTGCATCAGTGTACCAGCGAGATGCTGCCGGCCACACGTGCCTCAGAGATGCTATCAAGTTCAG GAACTTCTCAGTGATTAAACTTCTAGTGAAGACTGGAGCAAACCTGTCAAACCACATCACACCCATCCGCATAGGCATTGAAATCTGCAG TGCTGCTGCTCACAATGACATTGATGGTCTGCGAGCCTGGATTCTGGCTGGGGCAGACCCCAATCAGCCAGATTACAGCAGCAGGACAGCTTTACATGTG GCTGTAGGCGAGGGACATGTGGAGGCTGTAAAGTATCTCATGGACCATGGAGCTGTCCCAACA CTTCAAGATCCCCATGGTACAACAGCTGTGATTGAAGCCCGTATCAGAGACCACATGGACCTTATCCCCCTGCTGGTCAAAGAAGAATATTGTTCTGAATCAGCCCCTGCAAAGGAAGAGCCAGTGTCTCCCAGTAAAAGGAGATTCAgctttttcaacaaaaagaacCCTGGATCAGGGCATTCAGGGGAGTAG